One genomic window of Solanum dulcamara chromosome 12, daSolDulc1.2, whole genome shotgun sequence includes the following:
- the LOC129876115 gene encoding uncharacterized protein C26H5.07c isoform X2: MACISVQCLVTALQLLPTLAILLSHFRSVESSIHIYDRDLFREVGNAYLVSGGSEGFASSRFIPPPRRPFRSTAHDGLSYIRFENITFWRSKAAADQHPTMSYNSGLVQIIIFEAADRDNIGGSPYGGQRSICCTADLAKLEGCKQGEVIRTPSVTDATWPMVLNVNFRGKQLLVQLKKKEVYIKKTGMYNLFFISCDPKLKGMKVSGRTVWKNPDGYLPGRMSPLMKFYAIMTVAYILLAASWCLQYVRHRQDVLPLQYCITGVIALGLLEMIFWYFDYAYFNNTGARPVGLTTWVVSIGATRKTVSRLLILSISMGYGVVRPTLGGLTTKVLLLGITYFVASILLNSSEYVGTINDIAGRARILLVLPDALLDAFLILWIFTSLSKTLEQLQAKRSSVKLDIYRQFSNALAITVIASVAWIGYEICIL; encoded by the exons ATGGCTTGCATTTCAGTTCAGTGTTTAGTCACTGCACTACAACTACTGCCTACTCTCGCAATACTATTATCACACTTCAGATCAGTGGAATCCTCAATTCACATCTATGACAGAGATCTGTTCAGAGAAGTCGGAAATGCTTACCTTGTCTCCGGCGGAAGTGAAGGCTTCGCCTCCTCCCGCTTCATTCCTCCGCCGCGTCGCCCATTTCGTTCTACGGCCCATGATGGGCTCTCTTATATCAG GTTTGAGAATATCACATTTTGGAGGAGCAAAGCAGCTGCAGACCAGCATCCAACTATGTCGTATAATAGTGGGTTGGTTCAAATCATAATATTTGAGGCTGCAGATCGTGACAATATTGGTGGTTCGCCATATGGTGGGCAAAGGTCCATTTGTTGCACTGCTGATCTTGCTAAACTTGAAGGTTGCAAGCAAGGGGAAGTCATTAGAACACCTTCAGTGACTGATGCTACTTGGCCAATGGTGTTGAATGTAAACTTTAGAGGAAAACAATTATTAGTCCaattgaagaagaaggaggTTTACATAAAAAAGACGGGGATGTATAACCTCTTCTTCATCTCCTGTGATCCTAAGCTTAAGGGAATGAAGGTATCTGGGAGGACAGTATGGAAAAATCCTGATGGATATTTGCCTGGTCGAATGTCGCCCCTAATGAAGTTTTATGCTATAATGACCGTAGCATATATACTTCTCGCTGCAAGCTGGTGTCTTCAGTATGTCAGACACCGGCAGGACGTTCTGCCGCTCCAGTACTGCATCACTGGAGTTATTGCCCTTGGGTTATTggagatgatattttggtattttgattaTGCTTATTTCAACAATACTGGTGCAAGGCCTGTGGGACTCACGacttgggttgtttcaattggAGCCACAAGGAAAACTGTTTCACGCCTTCTTATTCTTTCTATCTCAATGGGTTATGGTGTTGTTCGCCCTACCCTTGGTGGTCTCACCACAAAGGTGCTCCTTCTTGGAATAACTTATTTTGTGGCATCTATATTGCTAAACAGTAGCGAATACGTTGGTACAATAAATGACATTGCAGGGCGAGCAAGAATCCTGTTGGTCCTTCCTGATGCATTATTAGATGCATTTTTGATCTTATGGATTTTCACTTCTCTTTCAAAGACACTGGAGCAGCTGCAG GCAAAGAGGAGTTCTGTGAAGTTGGATATTTACAGACAATTTTCAAATGCATTAGCAATCACTGTCATTGCTTCAGTTGCATGGATAGGATATGAG